AAAATGATTGATCAAGAaggtgaagaagacgaagaggcCGTTACTAAATTACTTGGTTTGAACGATTATATCCAGTCGTTGATTGAAAAGTAcgatttcttgaagaaTGGCGATTTCACCAATGCTGGTCAAGTAGCGGTGAATCCTATTCCTGGCACTGAAGAAGGCAGACGTAAACGTAATGTCAATAACAAGGCTGCTCTTATAGAGTCGttaattgatattgatggcGATGATAACGATGCTGGAATCGGGTCTTCAAGCAgtactggtgctactggtggcacttcacaacaacaaaatactGGAAGTGCCAGTGAAGACTTGCTGGGTGCTTTTGACAATCTGTCATTTGGCGGCAGTGGAGCTAATACTGctactggatctggtgctggaagtgGTGGATTTGGCAATGGGTTTGGCCAAGGTGGTAATATCTCACTTGGCATTTCGACACCTtctccaccaccatcaacTATATCGGGATCGCAATTATCGATTCCCACGGCACCATCTCTTATTGGCGATTTTGGTACAAACAGCGTTTATAGTGGTATGTCGACACCAAGTTTGACGACCGGAACTGCCACTATTGCCTCGACTTTACTTACTGCATCGGCTGGAAATGCCACGCCCAAGACCCATTCACGAACCTCGTCCTTGTTGGACGATTCTGACTGGACGAATTTCGAGTCCGGTTCGTCGAGCCACGCTGCTGGCGCCTCGGCGTACCCCAAATCCGATGTTGCCGTGCTCGATTCGACTGCTCTATCTATCCATTTCGACGTAGTCCGCCAATCTGGTACTGAAGTTTCTATTAAAGCTATATTCTCCAACAAATCAGCCACTCAGCCCATCTCGAACCTGAACTTCCAACTGGCAGCTCCCAAATcgcaactcctgcgaatGGAGCCCCAATCCGGCAGCAACCTGCCACCCTTGAGCCAAGCCGGAGTCGTCCAAAACGTTCGTCTCACCCTCTCACAACCCAGCGAGCCCGGCTCCGCCAAGCTCAAACTCAAGTGGAAAGTCTTTTTTGTCCTCGGCCCCGACAGCAAAGAGCTCTCCGGCACCATTGACAACATCAATGTCTAACCCTGGCTATATAACCTCGCTGCCGAAATATAACAGTGGAATACTggcacctgcctccggcggctggggctccgccccagaccccgtagctcctgcttcgcaggagatccgtgaagcttcttctgggggttgtgccccagaccccgtggctcctgcttcgcaggagatggcgggGACCGTGAAGTGAGGGAGTGAACAGACGGTTCTTCACAGGGTACCGCGGACCGTTTCGTCGgcgaaaccgactcgagcgaagcgagaggagccacggggtctggggcagagccccagccgccggaggcagaaccgGTCCCCGGTACATGAACCGTGTTGCCGGAGGTAGATCTGGTCGTTAAATAGTGATGTATTAGTATTCTACATGGTTCGTTAGACATAAATAAGAAGAGTTTGGGGGTGGATGGATGAGGGGTTATTTTGGCGGGGCAGGGTTTGTTGGTGGTTGGTGACGGGCcgcttgttgctgttgttgcatCTGCTGTCGCATGACTTGGGCCatgatttgttgttgttgagctgCTGTGACTTGTGGTGAAGTGTGACTGGTTGGCGAAGCTCGTTGTTGGGCTTGTGCGTGAGcatgagcttgagcttgggcATGAGCGTGTGCCTGAGCAGCTCGAGCTCTGGCTTGTGCTTGTTGAGCCTGAACTTGAGCTTGGGCTTGGGCTTGTGCCTGTTGTTTGGCGTACAGAGCAGCTTGAACTTGCTGGGGTCCAGGAACCATTCGAGCATTGGCAGTCATGGTCGGTGAAGGTCCACCAGGAACAGAAGTGGCCGCGACGAGGGTTGGCGAAGGAACACTTCCAGGATGTGTCACCACAGTTGGAGAAGGAACTCCAGCAGGTCGGACATTGGCCATAGTTGGAGACGCTATGGTCGGTGATTGAATACCATTTgcaccagcaacaccgGCCACTCGACCTTGAGCTTGAACTGGACCCTGACGAAGTCCTtgttgagcagcagcagctgctgctaatcGCTGGgtttgttgctgttgctgctgttgctgttgttggacTAAccgctgttgttgctgtaattgctgctgttgttgctgttgttgctgctgctgctgttgttggagctgtttctgttgtAGCAGGTACCGTTGGATTTGAGCATGTGCCAGTTTAGTCACTTGCTCTGGAGTCATGTTAGGATGTTGAGCAGCTAATGAGTTGACGAGGTTTGTAATATGTTGTTGACTTAATAATGGAGTCACTTGTccagcaggagctacaCCAGCTACAGATGCTGCAGGCGAggtaccagcagcaggagctcCAGTTCCACCAGCTACTGATGTCTGTGGCATTACTGGACttccagctgctggcgAAGTGCCTGCTACAACTGGTGTAGGGGGCGTAGCACTTCCAGCAGTCCTTgcaacaccagcacctgctgttccattagcagcagcggcagcagccgctgctgcttgttgctgttgtcgCAACATTTGACGGTGTCTTTCCAATTGATACATGTGCTGGAGCTGTTCAGCAGACATTCTTGGCACTTGTTGACCATTGACTCCATTAGCTccattagcagctgctggaatTCCTTTAACTGGCATTGGTGGTCGTGGTTGTTGGcctcctgctgctacaaGAGGCACTGATGGAGCACCAACTCCTGTAGCTATAGGTTGTGGTACAGGGCCTCCAGTAACTGCAACTCGTGaagctgctactgaatTTGGTCCATTCTGACCAGCATGTCTGGCGGTAGCACCacctgctgccgctgctgctgctgcaactgCTGAAGTAGCACCTCCAGACGCCAATTGAGAATTGcgttgctgttgttgggcATATGCTTCGGCAATAGCCTTGTCTCGTTCATGTTTCATTCGTGACAGTTCTAATGGTGAAGCTACATTCATTTTATTGCCATCATTCATTTGAAGTTTGCGTTGCACAGAGTTATTTGGTTTCGGTGCGTTCTCTCTTTTCCGCATATTCTTTCGAATAGCATCCAACATACTAGCCCATCGAAGTCTTTTATGTCCACGTTGAATCGATTCGTTAGCAACTCCTAAAGGCGAGATTCTTCGCTTGGTCAGGGTCTGAGCTTTGATGGATGCATCCATCCAGATCTGCGCCTGTTGAGCATACTGTCCTTTCAGCTCGGTCAGTGGAAACGATGGGTTTAATTGGTGCCATCGCTCAAAACACTGCCATGGGGTACGTCTTTCAATATTAGAAATGTAGCCATAGGTTGTGACTGGTTGCATATGCATCGACACAATGTTCCAATTATACATGAAATCTTTGACCAACTTCAACAGCTTGTTATCGTCCTGCGGTAACCAAAGTGTTGGAGTTCGGTATTCCAGATATTTGAGGTTTGGTGGTTGAGGTGCCTTGATAACGTATCGTCGGTGACTGTCATGACTGAATATAGGTCTTCTTTTAGTCTCCTCTGGTTCAGATGGCTCTTTGATCTTGGGTGATTCATCGCTAATAGTATCCAACACCACCCGTTGCCAACCACGACCGAGATCGGGGGCAGAAAGAAACCGTGTGACTGAAGTCAGCGACAAACTATCAAACTCGTTGATATATGGAGCAGTGATATTGAATGTTGGCAGTTGTGGCAGCatattaaatatttctTTGGATGCAGAGTTGAGTGAATCAAATGACATGTACACTTTAAATGGGCTTTGGTGAAGTTGTGGTTTTTCTTCGTCGACACTCTCTTCGTTCTTGTTTTTAATGGGCACGAGCGAATCCAGCCATTTCCCAGACTCAGCAGAATCTGAACTTAGAAGTTCTGGGTTGATAGAATCTTGTTTCTCCACCTTGACCAGCGCTTtactttcttctttactATCAGCATCGCCGTCCTTGGCATTagcttcagcttcagcatcagcaccaacaatGACATCACCATCATTGTTCGACTGCTCGGCCACCGCaacttcattttcttcaactgcatCAGGAATATCCAGTTTCATCGACTCATCcccatcagcatcaacttcctgatcctgatccttCTCTTCCGGCTCTGTCTTCAAATGCACTATTGGTTTGAACTTGACGCACGTAGCATCCTTTCCAAACTTCCAATAGTCCCTAACAGCACAAGCAATTTCATAGCACACGGCAATTTTCAGTTTGCGCTCTTCTTTATATGCGATTTGCATCCATCTCATCTCGTCGAGCAGATTATCCCAGTGAGTCTTCGGCCGATACGGCCCTTTAAACTTCATATGCTGGCGTAAACTCCATTTTTCAGCCCGTTTCAACTCTTCGATTCGTGCATGTACAACTGCCAACTTCCCTTCTAAAAGTGCCAATTGATACCCATCTGTAGTCAGGGTCTTGTTGGCTGATGGTAGTAGTTTCGAGAGAGGAAGTGTCTGGGTTGTATAATACAACTCTGCCAATGGACGTCGACTCTGAGGTGGCTCAGGCAATCGATCTGGCACCACGAAAACCATGACTTCTGGTGGAGGAGTTGGTCCAGTTACAGGCGGAGTCGAGCTGTCACCAGCCTCTGAACTCGGTGGGCTGTATGTAACATATGTGATATTCTTTTGATTGGCACCATTTGGCGGTGGAGTGGATCTCTGACTCCTTCGAATTGCAGTCATACTCTGTCTTGGCAGAGGAGGTTGTTTAGAAGGTGCGGATAGCGTACCGGTTGCCATCGAAGCACCTGCACCAGCAATTCCCTTGGAATCGGCCTCACCACTGTTAGAACCTGTTGAGGCTCCATTTCCACTTAAAACACTCGCGGtttcagcagctgttgTGGcatcagaagcagaaatcGAACCTCCTGGACCACTACCAGCCACACTTCTAACCGTCGTAGTactagcagtagcagtagtagtCTGAGGATTGATTGAAGGAGGAGCTGATTTCACACCACCTGAAGCCAATGCCGGTAAAGAAGCCGACACAGAGCTCATACTTCGCGAACCAACCGCAGCTGGACCCGAACTTGGTCCATTTAAAGCCcgcaactgctgctgttgctgttggagattgagctgctgctgatactgctgctgagtgATGGACAGCGGCGGTTCTGTACGCGCTCGTTTAGGTCCATTTCCCAAATAATCGTCTGCCGGACTCGGAAGCGTGACATCGTTAAACACAACACCGTTTTCCATATCGTTCTGGGCCAAAAACCCTATGACATTCTCATGTTCACTCCTGATCTCATCCCGCGAGATAGGACGCACCGGATATCGcgacaaataataaaactCCGTGAGCTTACGCTTCCGATCCCGAACAACATCGCTGCACTGCTGCCGTCGTTTCTCGATGGCCTGAGCGCGTAGCGTCTCCATTCTTCTCACCTACGGGCCTGTGTTCCTGTTAGATTTGGGGGTCCtgtgctgcctccggcggctggggctgcgccccagaccccgtggctcctctcgctacgctcgagtcgaacgtccacggtcccagcaactcctgcgaagcaggagcaacggggtctggggcggagccccagccgccggaggcaaaaccTCCGTCTTCACGTACCTTTCCGCTGAAACAACACAGATGTCAACACAGCACACCAGGGAGAGGGGTCTGTCGTGGGGTTGGTTCTTGTGCCACCAGGCAGCTGTGTCACTTGTACAGGGCGACTCGTCCAGTCCcgttttgtttctgttgaaaGAGGTCGCGTGGGTCCACCGGGGGCTGTTGGGTCGGTCGTGCTCGTTGATTAGGCAGGGTCCATTATCAAATTCACAAAATCGCTGAAAATTACGTCCCGGGCAAGGGTCCCGTCCGATAAGCGAATGCGTGGAGATGGCGGTCTGAGGCAGGGTCTGGCTGGGAAGTTCAATTCGGGGAGCTAGGGCTCGGAAATTTGGGTATAAAGGGGACTTGTGGAGGCGACTGGAAGACAGAATTTGCTATAGAGTTGTTAGTGtttttgctggtgctgtcgCTGGTCGAAAAAAGTCAGGTGAGAGCTCAGGTAGGGCCACTTGCACTAGTCACTTTATTCTTCTGAAAACTGGAGCAATTGAGCCAGAGAAGAGTCTGGAAATTCATACCACGAAGAGGAGCTTGTATCCGCTTGAAAAAGATGGAGAAGAGGGAAATTGGATGAGAGACAGTCCTGGATATTTCGGTCACGACCGGCTCCCCATAGGTCCGTTAGGTGAATATGTTGTCGCATTATGCAGGTTTAAGGTTGGTTAATCATTATACAGATAATTCAAAAAGAGGAAGTATTAAAACCCCCTGATCCCGACTATTACTAAAGCTTGAGTTTATGCCGGGGTATATATATCAGACAGACCGCTGTGTGGACAACTAAAATTTAAGTGTGCTTCTGTCAGgaattattttgattaCCTAAAagtttttttatttatttcattttatttcttttggTCATATTTCAACTGTGTTCTCGGCTGTTTTTTTGTCGTTTATGTCGGCTCACCAGAATAATATTCAATTTTGCAAACGTGCCAGCGGGTCCGAAATATCAGAAGTTTTCCAGTGACAAACTATAGAATAGAGCACGccctgaaaaattaaaattgGAAAAGGTGAATCGCTAACATGGACGATGAGGAGCTGCAGCAGAGATGCGATGTGACTTTAGATGATGACAGTCTGCTGGAAGAAGACAAGATTGAACAGATTGAACAGATAGTCGACGAGTTTTATGGCACTAAGAACTGGTCTACAAGTGACAAAGAGCGGTTGGTACTCGATATTTTATGGACTCATCGAAACAAACGTACTCAGAATATCAAAGCCAAGTCGGCCTCGACGGCTAGTGTCGCGAATAGTCGACGAGTAACTGCCAAAGTTGTTCAAACCACTATCTCCAAGCCACTAATAAACCCACCACCTTCGGATCCCTCGAAATTAGAGCCTCGAAAACCTATCGACCTGGGAAATGGGTTTCATAATGCTGGTACCAGATCCTCACCATCTCCCCAGACTACCGCCGTGAGTCATGGAGAGGGAGGTGCCAATGGTGCTAATGGCGGTGCTAATGGAAATAGTAACGCTAATGCTAGTGTTAATGGTGAGAAGTCGGATATTTCTCAGCAGGGAGCCATGTCTCCCTTTGATATTCTACGAAGTATTCttggagaagaaaacaCTGACGAGCAAATCCATCACGCTTTGCAAAAGTCAGAGTTTGATATTCAGGCCACTTTGAGTTTACTGATGTCGAAATCTGGTGATGAGTCCACAGACGATTCTGACATTACTTCCTCTAcaccagcttcttctgctggtggtcaaAGTACTGGCACCGATGTTGATTCTGCCGTGGTAAAGATGGTCCCAGAAAGAACTACAAGTTCTTCTCCTCAAACCTCTGGTGTTTCAGTTTATCCTAGAACAGATTCTACTTTCACACCTGCCAAGCCAGTAGTCCACTCCAATAACCCATTTATCTCGTCTATTCCACATGTTGTAGAGATAACTACTCCTGGTCAGGAGAAGGTCATGTGCAAGTACTTTCTGCAGTTTGGAGAGTGTCTTCGGGCTGACTGTAAATACAGCCACGATCTGTCGTCGAGAATCTGTAGATTTTGGCTAAGAGGAGAGTGTCTTGCCGGTGACAATTGTGTGTTCCTTCACGAGGTTCCTCAAGAACTCCTCGACAAATGGTCATTATCCGACGGCCCCAATAGCCAAACAGGtctatcagcagcagctgttgctCCACAGAAAGTGACCTTAACTGAAGATGAATTTCCAGCATTAGGGGCACTTGGAGGAACAtcgaaaaagaaacaaacatCAGCGCCAGCACCAACACCCGCTATTACAGCTCCCAAACCAAGTCCATGGGGTGGCGGACAGTTTCAATTCAAACCACCTACAGCATTCACACCCAGCCGTCAGCTAGAAAACAACGAGTTTGTGCCAAGAATCGGGTCTGAACCTGTGAGTTCGTCACCCTCACCAGGTCCCAATATCCCAGTCAGCACACCACCCAAGCCTTCGACAGGTTCTCTACCCAAAGTAATCAAACCCCTTAACAAACTTAATCGGTCTGTTGTGGCTATTAACATGCCACGGTCAATTCCCTGGGTCGTTCCCGAAACGAACCCTGGTTATGAAGAGTACTTATCGTACCGACTGGCCGCCTTGAGACAGGGCGAAATGAGGAACAAGTACCTACAATTAGCAGCCGACAGATGGAATAAAAacgatgctgctggtgccagtgCACTAAGTAAAAAGGGCCAGAAACACAACTCCGAGATGATAGATTCGTACATGATGGCATCAGACCTTTTATACGAACTCCGCCACGAGTCTCCCAACAGCGAGATCTTTATCGACCTCCACGGAATGGATCTTGACGAGTCCGTTGACAGACTGCACGAAGTGCTCTGCGAGATCGAAGAGTCGGAAAAAGACCAGCCACGGCCCGTCTACGCCATCTGCGGAGCAGGTCACCACCTGTCACACTCTAAAAAGGCTGTCGACGACAAACTGTCCAAACACGTCAAAGAGTTCCTCGACACCAAGGGCTACGAGTGGAAAGACTTCAAAACGACCGAAAAACGGTTCGGCAAAATCATCGGCATCGACCCGTGGTCGCACATATAACCCGAAAAGAATAATTAAACACGGTGGCcacactgcctccggcggctggggctccgccccagaccccgctgctcctctcgctgcgctcgagtcgttccgtccacggtcccagccatctcctgcgaagcaggagccacggggtctggggcggagccccagccgccggaggcacaactcCTAGTTCGCGAATCTGTTTATTCTCTGGTATATTCCATATAAGTGTCGTGCATGCTGTGGGGGCCTTCTTCGAGGTGCGAGTGGTAGAGCGGGAGGAATCCCACTTTTTTGTACATGTGGAGACCCATCTCGGTGGCTGATAGGGAGAATTTCTGTGGCCCATAGGTGGTgtattttttgtcttttgagATGAAGGGAGTGGGTTCCGAGGGGACGGTGGCCATACATTCTCGCATGAGAGCCTGGCCAATGCCTCGGCCCCAGTAGTCAGGGTGGATGGCAAAGTTCATGATGTGTACTGTTTTGTCTCTGGGATACAGCTCGTGGGTCAACTGTTTGTAATCGTAAGTAGCGAGCTTGTCGTCTCGGTCAGGGTCTGCTGGAAACACTTTCTCAGCGGCCTCGGCTTGTTTGGCGTCCAGCAGTCGATACCGCTTATTCTGAAGTGGATGTATTCCGTATCGTAGAATCAAGTACCAGCTGTAACAATTGAATCTAATTTTATGCCAGAACTTTGTTAAAGTCCACTTCAGCCAGCCTAGTCCATGAAGAGAGTCGGGCCGTAGCTCACGGACAAGACCCTGGGCCATGTGTTTGGGATATACGCAGTCCCAGAAACCAATGAGCTTTTGAGCGTTTCCGTTGCTATCCTTCGAATACAAACCGAATCCCGTGTAACCATCCATCCCTGTGTGGTTCAATGAGATGCGGTACATGAAATAGTGGATAACGGTGTTGTAAGCATGCTGTCTCTGTATCCTCAATTTCAGTCTTTTCAACGCATCATGGGGCTCTGCCTTGAATATCGAGGCCTCGTCTGTTTTGTATTGGAAACTGTCTCCCAGAATATACTCGAACTGAGGAGTGTCAGCAAAAGCTGCTAGATCCAGTTCATAGATCTCAGCGGCGTCTCTTAAACTGAAAGTGTTCGGGTCAAACCGTTTGAGCACAAACTCGCTTTCTGGTCCAAAAAAGTCAGTCATTTTCTCAACAATGAACCTCTCTAACAAGCGGAATAAAAATTTAACTTCGCAGACGAGATTATTGTGGCGTTTATATACCTCGAAATGTAAACAATGTATGAGTGACTAACCGTGATGCCGTACCTAAACATGAGTTCCGATGCGTCGATCTCTTCTTAGCCACCGAGCCTAGCTTATCCAGCCAGTAGCCATTCCATCTCCGATTTCAAATTATAAAATATgaactcaaaaaaaataaccacaacaaccacaCTCCCAAAAAGCCTGACTTCCAGAGCTCATTTCCGAAAAATTCTCGTTCTGAATTCAGCTAGTCGGTTCCCCCTGACAgcaccccctgaaatttcCCAGTGCATACAGCGCCGATCGCCCAAATGTCACAATCTTAACTCCGACACCTGCTTCACGACGCAtgtctccggcggccgggctccgcccggacctggaTGTTTTCTGCAATATCCCGGCCTATCGCACCATCCGACAACTCTGTTACGATTTCCTCCTCAAAAGGTTTTCAAAATACCACGACCAGCACCGCCAACAGTCGAGCCTTCTGCCCAGGGTCTCTGCTCTCAAAAAGACTACCGATAAACCTATCAGACGGGACTATTTTCCCCCAGCGAGAACTAAAACCGACCCCGGAACGACCCCGGAACGACCCCGGAACGACCCCGGAACGACCCCTCATCCCCCagagctcgcgaagcgagcacaaccaggtccgggcggagcccggccgccggaggcacgacccccAGTACGCGGACCCCGGCCGGGTCCGCAGACGAGTCAGTTAACGTAGATAAATAACTAGGCTACTTGGTACTTGGCAGCGACCTTGTCGAAGAGGTCGGACTTTTCCTTGAGCGCCACGAGCGACGGGTGGTCGCGCTGGACCTGTTCCAGCTTGCTTTCGTAGTCGGTGTAGTCTTTTCCGTTGAGAATGGCCGAGGCAATGGCATTAGCAAGCACCTCGGGGTTCTCAGGCTCTAACTGAAGAGCCTCGGAAATCAGCTCCTCGCCTTCTGGGTACCGGCCAAGCTCGATTTGTGCCACACCCTGTCCTAACAAAGACCGGGCCGACGCCACTCCACCGGTAGCAAGCTCTTCATAGATATAAAAAGCCGACTGGGCCTTTTCAGGACCTAATCGGAGATTCGTCCATGCCTCGCTGACATTAAACACGACATTATCTTGAGCCCATTTGCGGGCCTCGTTGACCAATTTAGCGGCCGAATCAGGCCTGTTCTGGATCAAATGGATCTGAATGATCAAAGAAACACACTCCAAACTGCCCTGATGCTGTCCTAGCAATTGTAAAGCTTCAGGATACTTCTTTTCGGCCACCAGCACTAGTCCACCGATATATTGGACAGTGGCATTCTCGGAATTCGACTGGATCAGTTTCTCTACAGCAGCCAATCCCGTCTTAATACCGGCCTGGTACTCGGCATATGCCTTGACCACTGCCAGATCTGGCTCAGTCGACCCATTTAAT
The Sugiyamaella lignohabitans strain CBS 10342 chromosome A, complete sequence genome window above contains:
- the GGA2 gene encoding Gga2p (Protein that regulates Arf1p, Arf2p to facilitate Golgi trafficking; binds phosphatidylinositol 4-phosphate, which plays a role in TGN localization; has homology to gamma-adaptin; GGA2 has a paralog, GGA1, that arose from the whole genome duplication; GO_component: GO:0005794 - Golgi apparatus [Evidence IEA,IEA]; GO_component: GO:0030131 - clathrin adaptor complex [Evidence IEA]; GO_component: GO:0005622 - intracellular [Evidence IEA]; GO_component: GO:0005802 - trans-Golgi network [Evidence IDA] [PMID 10747088]; GO_function: GO:0070273 - phosphatidylinositol-4-phosphate binding [Evidence IDA,IMP] [PMID 18287542]; GO_function: GO:0043130 - ubiquitin binding [Evidence IDA] [PMID 15039776]; GO_function: GO:0043130 - ubiquitin binding [Evidence IMP] [PMID 19574226]; GO_process: GO:0006895 - Golgi to endosome transport [Evidence IMP] [PMID 15039776]; GO_process: GO:0006896 - Golgi to vacuole transport [Evidence IMP,IPI] [PMID 10747088]; GO_process: GO:0006886 - intracellular protein transport [Evidence IEA]; GO_process: GO:0043328 - protein targeting to vacuole involved in ubiquitin-dependent protein catabolic process via the multivesicular body sorting pathway [Evidence IMP] [PMID 15039776]; GO_process: GO:0015031 - protein transport [Evidence IEA]; GO_process: GO:0006810 - transport [Evidence IEA]; GO_process: GO:0016192 - vesicle-mediated transport [Evidence IEA]), yielding MAVLDICVKNCGYPFHLQISRKEFLNELVRRFPEKPPVAYSKTQLLILESIEEWRQTICRTSRYKDDLGYIRDMHRLLTYKGYIFPEINRDDAAVLNPSDSLRSAQELEQEEKEAQSAKLQELIRRGTPADLQEANRLMSVMAGFRENKTDYRAKAAKDLDKLRRKAEILEEMLDHHQAENTIPDDGDDVFSDLISALKTARPKIQKMIDQEGEEDEEAVTKLLGLNDYIQSLIEKYDFLKNGDFTNAGQVAVNPIPGTEEGRRKRNVNNKAALIESLIDIDGDDNDAGIGSSSSTGATGGTSQQQNTGSASEDLLGAFDNLSFGGSGANTATGSGAGSGGFGNGFGQGGNISLGISTPSPPPSTISGSQLSIPTAPSLIGDFGTNSVYSGMSTPSLTTGTATIASTLLTASAGNATPKTHSRTSSLLDDSDWTNFESGSSSHAAGASAYPKSDVAVLDSTALSIHFDVVRQSGTEVSIKAIFSNKSATQPISNLNFQLAAPKSQLLRMEPQSGSNLPPLSQAGVVQNVRLTLSQPSEPGSAKLKLKWKVFFVLGPDSKELSGTIDNINV